In the Maribacter sp. MJ134 genome, one interval contains:
- a CDS encoding sialidase family protein — MKYLTLLVVLNVALSTAQITPTAKEINLEAFAYKAKLAEQSLVKNIPLKNIGPSVMSGRVVDIAVNPENTIEFYVGYASGGLWHTNNNGITFTPLLDETDTQNVGAVAVHWPSGTIYLGTGENNSSRSSYAGIGILKSEDSGKTWKNIGLADSHHIGRIIINPNNPNEVVVGVTGHLYSANQERGIFKTVDGGKTWKKTLYINDETGIIDVAFAPENFNIQYAAAWEKDRKAWNFDGNGPNSGIYKSMDAGATWVKVSNADSGFPTGNGVGRIGLAIFDENTVFAVHDNQFRRPKEKGKEKKLSGLVKDDFKTMTSEAFLNLSDKKLNTFLKTNNFQEKYRADNIKQMVRSGAVKPVDLAKYLENANSLLFDTPVIGAEVYKSDNGGKTWSKQNENYIDDLFYSYGYYFAQIAIDPNNADKIYLAGVPIIKSEDGGKTYASINGDNVHADHHAIWVNAKRPGHIINGNDGGVNISYDDGQNWIKNNAPTVGQFYAINVDNEEPYNVYGGLQDNGVWRGPHNAEENSAWHQSGQYPWESILGGDGMQVQIDSRNSDIVYTGFQFGNYFRLDLTNDKRTYIQPKHELGETPYRFNWQTPILLSPHNQDILYIGGNKLHRSLNQGDNWETISPDLTQGGREGNVAYGTLTTIAESPFKFGQIYTGSDDGIVQLTQNGGGTWTIISDSFPKNLWVSRVLASKHKKERVYVTLNGYRWDDFNAYLLVSEDYGATWKSLSNNIPKSPLNVILEDSENENILYVGADNGLYVSFDRGNTWEVFQNGMPNVAVHDLVIQPRAKHLLVGTHGRSIYKADIARLQRMTPEIMNKGLYVFDLDTLKHNKNWGNAWSSWSKPNTPGIDITFYSSAADTYQAIITSADAIEVSAAEIVADKGLNILSYDVAFSKAGKLNYLKKHKTDLPIAKNGKTYLPTGTYMVELSGNGTKESKKFTIE; from the coding sequence ATGAAATATTTAACCCTTTTAGTAGTATTAAATGTCGCCCTTAGTACAGCGCAAATTACACCGACCGCTAAGGAAATTAATCTTGAGGCCTTTGCTTATAAAGCGAAATTAGCAGAACAATCATTGGTCAAGAATATCCCTCTAAAAAACATTGGTCCCTCAGTGATGAGCGGCCGTGTTGTGGATATTGCTGTAAATCCTGAAAACACCATAGAATTCTATGTGGGTTATGCCTCTGGAGGTCTTTGGCATACAAATAATAATGGAATTACCTTTACCCCTCTTCTTGATGAGACGGATACACAAAATGTAGGTGCCGTGGCTGTTCATTGGCCAAGCGGAACCATCTACCTGGGAACAGGAGAGAATAATTCCTCGAGATCTTCCTATGCCGGTATTGGTATCTTAAAATCCGAGGACAGTGGCAAAACATGGAAAAATATAGGTTTAGCGGACTCCCATCATATTGGCAGGATAATTATTAACCCTAATAATCCCAACGAGGTTGTAGTCGGTGTAACCGGTCATCTCTACTCTGCGAATCAAGAAAGAGGCATTTTTAAAACCGTGGATGGTGGAAAAACTTGGAAAAAAACACTTTATATCAATGATGAAACTGGAATCATAGACGTAGCCTTTGCCCCTGAAAATTTCAATATTCAATATGCCGCAGCTTGGGAAAAGGATAGGAAAGCATGGAACTTTGACGGTAATGGCCCTAATTCCGGAATTTATAAGAGTATGGATGCCGGAGCTACGTGGGTAAAAGTCTCTAATGCAGACAGTGGTTTCCCTACGGGAAATGGAGTTGGTAGAATAGGATTGGCCATTTTTGATGAAAACACGGTATTTGCAGTACACGATAATCAGTTCAGGAGACCCAAGGAAAAAGGAAAAGAAAAGAAATTATCAGGGTTGGTCAAGGATGATTTTAAAACAATGACTTCCGAGGCGTTTTTGAACCTATCGGACAAAAAACTGAATACATTTCTGAAAACCAATAATTTTCAAGAAAAATACCGAGCGGACAATATTAAACAAATGGTTCGCAGCGGAGCCGTGAAGCCTGTTGATTTGGCCAAATATTTAGAAAATGCCAATTCTTTGTTGTTTGACACCCCCGTTATAGGCGCCGAGGTCTACAAGAGCGATAATGGTGGCAAGACGTGGTCCAAACAAAACGAAAATTACATCGATGACCTCTTCTACAGTTACGGATATTACTTTGCTCAAATAGCAATAGACCCCAATAACGCTGATAAAATTTATCTGGCCGGTGTTCCGATAATAAAATCCGAAGACGGTGGTAAAACATACGCTTCCATAAACGGGGATAATGTCCATGCGGATCATCATGCAATTTGGGTGAATGCAAAAAGACCGGGCCACATAATCAATGGAAACGATGGTGGTGTTAATATCAGTTATGATGATGGTCAGAACTGGATAAAGAACAATGCACCTACTGTAGGTCAGTTTTATGCCATAAACGTTGACAATGAGGAACCCTACAATGTCTACGGAGGACTTCAAGACAATGGCGTTTGGAGAGGCCCGCATAACGCAGAGGAAAACAGTGCTTGGCACCAAAGTGGTCAATACCCTTGGGAATCCATCTTAGGCGGGGATGGTATGCAGGTACAAATAGATAGTAGGAACTCGGATATTGTTTATACAGGATTTCAATTTGGAAACTATTTTAGGTTAGACCTTACCAATGATAAGAGAACCTACATACAACCCAAACATGAATTGGGGGAAACACCGTATCGGTTCAATTGGCAGACCCCCATTTTATTATCCCCTCACAATCAAGATATTCTATATATAGGAGGTAATAAATTACACCGTTCCCTCAATCAAGGTGACAACTGGGAAACGATTTCGCCCGACCTTACCCAAGGCGGTAGAGAAGGAAATGTAGCCTATGGTACACTAACAACGATTGCAGAGTCTCCATTTAAATTTGGGCAAATCTATACAGGAAGTGATGATGGTATAGTGCAGCTTACCCAAAACGGAGGAGGCACTTGGACTATAATCTCAGATTCCTTTCCAAAAAACCTATGGGTCAGCAGAGTTCTTGCATCAAAACATAAGAAAGAACGAGTTTATGTTACCTTGAACGGTTACAGATGGGACGATTTTAATGCCTATTTACTGGTAAGTGAAGATTATGGCGCTACTTGGAAATCTTTGAGCAACAACATCCCAAAATCACCCCTTAATGTTATACTCGAGGATTCCGAAAACGAAAATATCCTATACGTAGGAGCTGATAACGGATTGTATGTTTCTTTTGATCGAGGTAATACTTGGGAAGTTTTTCAAAACGGAATGCCTAATGTTGCGGTACATGATTTAGTCATTCAGCCAAGGGCAAAACATCTGTTGGTTGGTACCCATGGCCGTAGTATTTATAAGGCAGATATCGCCAGGCTACAACGTATGACTCCCGAAATAATGAATAAAGGTCTTTATGTTTTTGATTTGGACACCCTTAAGCATAATAAGAATTGGGGCAATGCTTGGAGTTCTTGGTCCAAACCAAACACGCCAGGTATCGATATTACTTTCTATAGTTCAGCAGCAGATACTTACCAAGCCATAATCACCTCAGCCGATGCTATTGAGGTAAGCGCGGCAGAAATTGTGGCAGACAAGGGACTGAATATCCTATCGTATGATGTTGCCTTCTCCAAAGCCGGAAAGTTAAACTATCTAAAAAAACACAAAACGGATTTACCCATAGCTAAAAACGGAAAGACATACTTACCGACCGGCACCTATATGGTGGAGCTGTCTGGGAACGGCACTAAAGAGTCCAAAAAGTTTACGATCGAATAA